One stretch of Nocardia mangyaensis DNA includes these proteins:
- a CDS encoding MDR family MFS transporter, with the protein MTTTAAPVQSPAGFTHRQILTVLSGLMLGMLLASLDQTIVSTSIRTIADDLGGYSLQAWATTAYLITATISTPLYGKLSDMFGRKPFYLTAIGLFIIGSLLCTLAGSMYQLAAFRAFQGLGAGGLMSLSLAIMGDMVGPRERARYQGYFLATFGISSVLGPVLGGLLAGQDTILGITGWRWVFLVNVPLGLLALVVVTRVLHLPRTPHATHRIDFGGALVLAVGLVPLLIVAEQGREWGWSSTASVACYVIGTLGVLGFVAVEKYMGDAALIPLRIFGNVTFALGVVISFVVGAAMFGGMLLLPQYLQVVRGAGPTEAGLQMLPMVLGLMIGSIVSGRLISKTGRYRAFPVIGATMLTLGLFLLHLLDADSPLWLAMIFMACAGFGLGNLMQPLTLALQNALPPKDMGVSTASATFFRQIGGTLGAAVFLSILFSLLTPNITEQLQSSANDPAYRQAIVQGAQSANPADAALAKGLLANDTSAAGQVLQDSSIIQQLNPELAKPFQVGFADSMSTVFLAAAGVALLALLLVLFWKEVPLRTTGGIEAAGDAKAAEGAGALAETIAQSSAPAADPHDGAKAGRRTRSGAPPG; encoded by the coding sequence GTGACCACCACCGCGGCGCCGGTGCAATCACCCGCCGGCTTCACCCATCGCCAGATCCTGACCGTGCTGTCCGGGCTGATGCTCGGCATGCTGTTGGCCTCGCTCGATCAGACGATCGTGTCGACGTCGATTCGCACCATCGCCGACGACCTGGGCGGCTACTCGCTGCAAGCCTGGGCCACCACGGCCTACCTGATCACCGCGACGATCAGTACCCCGCTCTACGGCAAGCTCTCGGACATGTTCGGCCGCAAGCCGTTCTACCTCACCGCGATCGGGCTGTTCATCATCGGCTCGCTGCTGTGCACGCTGGCCGGGTCGATGTACCAATTGGCCGCGTTCCGGGCCTTTCAGGGGCTGGGCGCCGGTGGCCTGATGTCGCTGTCGCTGGCCATCATGGGCGATATGGTCGGGCCCCGCGAACGGGCCCGCTACCAGGGCTATTTCCTCGCGACGTTCGGCATCTCGAGCGTGCTCGGGCCGGTGCTCGGCGGCCTGCTCGCCGGCCAGGACACCATTCTCGGCATCACCGGCTGGCGCTGGGTGTTCCTGGTGAACGTGCCGCTGGGCCTGCTGGCCCTGGTGGTGGTGACCCGGGTGCTGCACCTGCCGCGCACCCCGCACGCCACCCACCGCATCGACTTCGGCGGCGCGCTGGTGCTCGCGGTGGGTCTGGTGCCGCTGCTGATCGTGGCCGAACAGGGCCGCGAATGGGGTTGGAGCAGCACCGCTTCGGTGGCTTGCTATGTCATCGGCACACTGGGCGTCCTCGGGTTCGTGGCGGTGGAGAAGTACATGGGTGACGCCGCGCTGATCCCGCTGCGGATCTTCGGCAATGTCACCTTCGCCCTCGGTGTGGTGATCTCGTTCGTCGTCGGCGCCGCCATGTTCGGCGGCATGCTGCTGCTGCCGCAGTACCTGCAGGTGGTGCGGGGCGCCGGGCCGACCGAGGCGGGTCTGCAGATGCTGCCGATGGTGCTCGGGTTGATGATCGGCTCGATCGTGTCGGGTCGGCTGATCTCGAAAACCGGTCGCTACCGGGCCTTCCCGGTGATCGGCGCGACCATGCTGACCCTCGGCCTGTTCCTGCTGCACCTGCTCGACGCCGACAGCCCGCTGTGGCTGGCGATGATCTTCATGGCCTGCGCGGGCTTCGGCCTCGGCAACCTGATGCAGCCGCTGACGCTGGCCCTGCAGAACGCGCTGCCGCCCAAGGACATGGGTGTCTCGACCGCCTCGGCGACGTTCTTCCGGCAGATCGGCGGCACCCTCGGCGCCGCGGTCTTCCTGTCGATCCTGTTCTCGCTGCTCACCCCGAACATCACCGAGCAGTTGCAATCCTCGGCCAACGACCCCGCCTATCGGCAGGCCATCGTCCAGGGTGCGCAGAGCGCGAATCCGGCCGACGCCGCGCTGGCCAAGGGCCTGCTGGCCAACGACACGTCGGCGGCCGGGCAGGTACTGCAGGACAGCTCGATCATCCAGCAGCTGAATCCAGAACTGGCCAAGCCGTTCCAGGTGGGTTTCGCCGACTCGATGTCGACGGTGTTCCTGGCCGCCGCCGGTGTCGCGCTGCTGGCGCTGCTGCTCGTGCTGTTCTGGAAGGAAGTGCCGCTGCGCACGACGGGTGGCATCGAGGCGGCCGGCGACGCCAAGGCCGCCGAGGGGGCCGGTGCGCTGGCCGAAACGATCGCGCAGTCGAGTGCGCCTGCCGCGGACCCGCACGACGGTGCGAAAGCAGGCCGTCGCACGAGGTCTGGGGCGCCTCCGGGCTGA